The following proteins are encoded in a genomic region of Ornithodoros turicata isolate Travis chromosome 6, ASM3712646v1, whole genome shotgun sequence:
- the LOC135398085 gene encoding protein hunchback-like produces the protein MKSCETGLPWLAGAPQMMSRPEVQDSNGCDIDSKLGSQAASSPGSPFSREQGEGLTSSCEDSEDSVNAGPDNSNPLAQLQTALEKSGLLGVQLTDIERKGQMQELYRCHLCTYQGTSQLQYGAHMSSHFDHKCPFCDYTSRTEGRLKRHVKDFHSEVPPESWAGTRVPRTDDGALDGGKERKFRCKQCGHVADSKNDFWEHSKVHIRSEKLLTCPKCPFVTEYKHHLEYHLRNHFGSKPFKCGKCNYSCVNKSMLNSHMKSHSNVYQYRCADCNYATKYCHSLKLHLRKYLHKPATVLNLDGSPNPYPVVDVYGTRRGPRPRKKFAMAQEDPVFPNTMQGNFQPTQLPPLIPVSSVGFAYPPHLMNGYRAAMMMGAQMLDGMNFQQQQHEQQEQNSLNNVQTGFPAFAPRALPWKDEEPRQCTMCGFTSTDKELFNQHVLQHSVQENQDQAYTKRESVLVNETSMKVEEPEELNPSRVQSQATVDVSFVSSTSNLEGSAQPLTENGTIKITPEEPVSMDLNEVADVHIESHTETKDSPTPAKARQLPLDLSRPNDIADESPVAPPVRNRRKGRAVRLDRICMKLQTERGSDISDKSDELDTVTEVKTSSIYETSTEAEVASEVGSGTTSPAAPAALQQTTPERGVVQVQDAGKPDNSSDSTAQEIEYRCAYCDIVFKHCVMYTVHMGYHGYHDPFTCNMCGQQSEDKVAFFLHIARAAHL, from the coding sequence ATGAAGTCATGTGAAACAGGCCTTCCTTGGCTCGCCGGGGCTCCCCAGATGATGTCCAGGCCGGAAGTCCAGGACAGCAATGGCTGCGACATAGATTCTAAACTCGGATCGCAAGCGGCTTCGTCTCCCGGAAGTCCATTCTCCAGAGAACAAGGAGAAGGTCTGACGTCATCTTGCGAAGACAGCGAAGATTCCGTCAACGCCGGCCCCGATAACAGCAACCCTCTTGCTCAACTTCAAACTGCTCTCGAAAAGAGCGGCCTTCTCGGTGTCCAGTTAACGGATATCGAACGCAAGGGACAGATGCAGGAACTGTACCGTTGCCACTTATGTACCTACCAGGGTACATCCCAGCTACAGTACGGCGCGCACATGAGCAGTCACTTCGACCATAAGTGTCCGTTCTGTGACTACACCTCAAGGACCGAGGGTAGACTGAAGAGACACGTCAAGGACTTTCATTCCGAGGTACCTCCCGAAAGCTGGGCGGGAACTAGGGTACCTCGCACGGACGACGGTGCACTGGACGGCGGAAAAGAGCGCAAGTTCCGCTGTAAACAGTGTGGGCACGTCGCAGACAGCAAAAATGACTTCTGGGAGCACAGCAAGGTCCATATCAGATCAGAGAAGTTGCTAACGTGTCCAAAGTGTCCGTTTGTTACGGAATATAAACATCACCTGGAATACCATCTAAGGAATCACTTCGGCTCCAAGCCCTTTAAGTGCGGCAAATGCAATTACAGCTGCGTCAACAAGTCCATGCTGAACAGTCACATGAAGTCGCACTCGAACGTTTACCAATACCGTTGCGCAGATTGTAACTACGCCACGAAGTACTGCCATAGTCTCAAGTTGCACCTGCGGAAGTACCTTCATAAACCAGCAACGGTACTCAACCTTGACGGTAGTCCCAACCCTTATCCCGTGGTTGACGTGTACGGAACACGACGTGGACCCAGGCCAAGGAAGAAGTTCGCTATGGCACAGGAAGACCCCGTCTTCCCCAATACGATGCAGGGAAATTTTCAGCCTACGCAGCTTCCACCGCTGATACCTGTTAGTTCGGTTGGCTTTGCGTACCCACCGCACCTGATGAATGGTTACAGAGCAGCCATGATGATGGGAGCGCAGATGTTAGATGGAATGAACTTTCAGCAACAGCAGCAcgaacaacaagaacaaaataGTTTGAACAATGTCCAAACGGGGTTCCCTGCTTTCGCGCCGCGGGCGCTACCGTGGAAAGACGAAGAACCACGCCAGTGCACCATGTGCGGTTTCACCTCAACGGATAAAGAACTGTTCAACCAGCACGTTCTCCAGCACAGCGTACAAGAGAACCAGGATCAAGCGTACACAAAACGGGAAAGCGTTCTCGTTAACGAAACTTCGATGAAAGTGGAAGAACCAGAAGAACTCAATCCAAGTCGTGTCCAAAGTCAAGCCACTGTTGATGTGTCGTTTGTTTCTTCGACGTCGAACCTGGAGGGCTCTGCACAACCACTGACCGAAAACGGAACTATTAAAATTACGCCAGAGGAACCTGTTTCTATGGATCTAAACGAGGTGGCCGATGTTCATATAGAGTCTCACACAGAAACGAAAGACTCGCCGACACCTGCCAAAGCCCGACAACTACCATTGGACCTGAGTCGTCCGAACGACATTGCAGACGAATCGCCGGTAGCGCCACCTGTTCGCAACAGACGGAAGGGCAGAGCAGTCCGGCTGGATCGCATCTGCATGAAACTGCAGACAGAACGCGGCTCCGATATTTCTGACAAGTCCGACGAATTGGATACCGTTACTGAAGTCAAGACCTCGTCCATTTATGAAACTTCAACCGAAGCAGAAGTAGCCTCCGAAGTCGGTTCCGGAACCACGTCCCCTGCGGCCCCTGCGGCgttgcagcagacgacacccgaGCGCGGTGTCGTCCAAGTGCAAGACGCTGGAAAACCGGACAATTCGTCTGACTCGACGGCTCAAGAGATTGAATATCGGTGTGCGTACTGTGACATTGTATTCAAGCACTGCGTCATGTACACTGTCCACATGGGGTACCACGGTTACCACGACCCGTTCACGTGCAACATGTGTGGACAGCAAAGTGAGGATAAAGTGGCATTTTTTCTGCATATCGCGAGGGCAGCTCATCTATGA